One window of the Colletotrichum destructivum chromosome 4, complete sequence genome contains the following:
- a CDS encoding Putative cytochrome b5-like heme/steroid binding domain-containing protein → MADESPSVRQRKPVQQAEDDDNLFAGTPAEHSRGKKSKKSKKAKAEADVYSPYVDILRLLSFLLLASCALSYLQSNGESFFWGQKNKPWYLRPSYWRSKWNGPIYLTPEELLQYDGSDPEKPIYLAINHTIFDVSANPRIYGPGGSYNVFAGRDASRGFVTGCFMEDRTPDMRGVEAMFLPLDDPEIDRHWSYDDMRRLQEEELAAAHAKVHDALKHWVDFFSKSDKYGAVGKVRRDPGWLEKEPKKKLCEQAQKGRVPRKIPGQEGQN, encoded by the exons ATGGCAGACGAATCTCCCAGTGTGCGCCAGCGCAAGCCGGTGCAGcaagccgaggacgacgacaacctgTTTGCGGGCACCCCGGCCGAACACTCGcgggggaagaagagcaaaAAGTCCAAGAAGGCAAAGGCTGAGGCGGACGTGTACAGCCCCTACGTCGACATCCTCCGCCTGCTGagcttccttctcctcgcaTCGTGCGCCCTCAGCTATCTCCAGAGCAATGGCGAAAGCTTCTTCTGGGGTCAAAAGAACAAGCCCTGGTACCTGCGGCCCAGCTACTGGCGGTCCAAATGG AACGGGCCCATTTACCTCACCCCCGAAGAGCTCCTCCAGTACGACGGCTCGGACCCCGAGAAGCCCATCTACCTCGCCATCAACCACACCATCTTCGACGTCTCGGCGAACCCGCGCATCTACGGCCCGGGCGGCTCCTACAacgtcttcgccggccgcgacgccTCGCGCGGCTTCGTCACGGGCTGCTTCATGGAGGACCGCACCCCGGACAtgcgcggcgtcgaggccatgTTCCTGCCGCTCGACGACCCCGAGATCGACCGCCACTGGTCCTACGACGACATGCGGAGGCTacaggaggaggagctggccgccgcccacgccaAGGTCCACGACGCGCTCAAGCACTGGGTCGATTTCTTCTCCAAGAGCGACAAGtacggcgccgtcggcaaggTCAGGAGGGATCCCGGCTGGCTCGAAAAggagcccaagaagaagctgtgCGAGCAGGCGCAGAAGGGCAGGGTCCCGAGGAAGATTCCTGGGCAGGAGGGCCAGAACTAG
- a CDS encoding Putative cupredoxin: MHISAMVVTALAAVAQAVDVQVVSVASTNNTLKFFPDKINAPVGSMVQFQFRGGNHSVVQSTFDNPCIPISNVNASAKGVYSGYQPVQASAAMGQIPVFTVMVNSTAPMWLYCSQGKHCQNGMVMVINENSRANATRTIENYAKAAKNVPQAQIPGGGSAGGNGGGSASPTGGAGGGSNGGGSNGGSGGGSGATPSSPPTAGAVSLSAPGTLLLALGAGFLLL; encoded by the exons ATGCATATCTCGGCTATGGTTGTTACGGCTCTGGCCGCCGTTGCTCAGG CCGTCGACGTGCAGGTCGTCTCCGTCGCCTCGACCAACAACACGCTCAAGTTCTTCCCCGACAAGATCAACGCCCCCGTCGGCTCCATGGTGCAGTTCCAATTCCGCGGCGGCAACCACTCAGTTGTCCAGTCCACCTTCGACAACCCGTGCATCCCCATCTCCAACGTAAACGCCTCGGCAAAGGGCGTCTACTCGGGCTACCAACCTGTTCAAGCCTCGGCCGCTATGGGACAAATTCCCGTCTTCACCGTCATGGTCAACAGCACCGCGCCCATGTGGCTGTACTGCTCCCAGGGCAAGCACTGCCAAAACGGCATGGTTATGGTCATCAACGAGAA CTCCAGGGCCAACGCCACCCGTACCATTGAGAACTACGCCAAGGCAGCAAAGAATGTCCCTCAGGCCCAGATCCCCGGCGGTGGCTCTGCaggcggcaacggcggcggttctGCCTCTCCCACTGGcggtgccggtggcggcTCCAACGGCGGTGGCtccaacggcggcagcggcggcggttccgGTGCCACACCGTCCTCTCCTCCtaccgccggcgccgtctcccTCAGCGCGCCCGGTACTTTGCTGCTCGCCCTCGGTGCCGGCTTCCTGCTCTTGTAA